In Scatophagus argus isolate fScaArg1 chromosome 14, fScaArg1.pri, whole genome shotgun sequence, the following proteins share a genomic window:
- the pou4f3 gene encoding POU domain, class 4, transcription factor 3, translating into MMTMNGKQHFSMHPALHEPKYPGLHSGSEGMRRVCLPAPQLQGNIFGGFDESLLARAEALAAADSIVSHGKSHPFKPDVTYHTMSSVPCTSASSSSSTTVPISHVPSTIASHHHHHHLGQTLEAGDLLDHLSSSLAVTGMGAPEPPGMNTPAHHHQHPHHHLQTMGQLHQAMATMAHPHSLSVHGGMACVNDVESDPRELEAFAERFKQRRIKLGVTQADVGSALANLKIPGVGSLSQSTICRFESLTLSHNNMIALKPVLQAWLEEAEAAYREKSSKPDLFNGNERKRKRTSIAAPEKRSLEAYFAIQPRPSSEKIAAIAEKLDLKKNVVRVWFCNQRQKQKRMKYSAVH; encoded by the exons atgatgacCATGAACGGCAAGCAGCATTTCTCCATGCACCCGGCTTTGCACGAGCCCAAGTATCCCGGCCTGCACTCAGGCTCGGAGGGCATGCGCAGAGTCTGTCTGCCCGCCCCGCAG CTGCAGGGCAATATATTCGGAGGCTTTGATGAGAGCCTGCTGGCACGGGCAGAGGCTCTGGCGGCTGCTGACAGCATTGTTTCTCACGGCAAGAGTCACCCGTTCAAACCAGACGTGACTTATCATACCATGAGCAGTGTCCCCTGcacctcagcctcctcttcttcctccaccaccGTGCCCATCTCCCACGTCCCCTCCACCATCGCTtcccaccatcaccatcaccaccttGGACAGACCCTGGAGGCCGGGGACCTCCTGGATCACCTCTCCTCCAGCCTGGCCGTGACCGGGATGGGTGCTCCGGAGCCTCCCGGGATGAACACGCCGGcgcaccaccaccagcaccctCACCACCATCTGCAGACCATGGGGCAGCTGCACCAGGCGATGGCCACCATGGCCCACCCTCATTCTCTGTCAGTGCACGGCGGGATGGCGTGCGTCAACGACGTGGAGTCGGATCCCAGGGAGCTGGAAGCCTTCGCCGAGCGCTTCAAGCAAAGGAGGATCAAACTCGGAGTGACCCAGGCAGACGTTGGGTCTGCGCTGGCCAACCTCAAGATCCCGGGAGTGGGGTCTTTGAGCCAAAGCACCATTTGCAGGTTCGAGTCCCTCACCTTGTCCCACAACAACATGATAGCGCTCAAGCCGGTTCTCCAGGCCTGGTTAGAGGAGGCAGAGGCTGCGTACcgggagaaaagcagcaagcCGGACCTTTTCAACGGGAACGAGAGGAAAAGAAAGCGCACCTCCATCGCCGCGCCGGAGAAGCGCTCTTTGGAGGCTTACTTTGCCATCCAGCCTCGGCCATCCTCGGAAAAAATCGCGGCAATCGCTGAAAAACTGGACCTGAAAAAGAATGTGGTTCGAGTGTGGTTTTGCAACCAGCGACAAAAACAGAAACGAATGAAATACTCTGCGGTGCACTGA